The Primulina huaijiensis isolate GDHJ02 chromosome 17, ASM1229523v2, whole genome shotgun sequence genome window below encodes:
- the LOC140963628 gene encoding uncharacterized protein, with product MSLKKLRASGSEKTLSHEEEQYKINEIRKLIGPIASKIPMQCSDASILRFLEARNWNTKKASKMLKETLKWRMEYKPEKIRWEDVAREAETGKLYQANYLDNFGRTVLVMRPGFENTNSVEGQIKYLVYCMENAILSINGGEEQMVWLIDFQQWNISSISVKVTRETARILQDRYPERLGVAILYNPPKVFESFWMMVKPFLEHKTYKKVKFVYSDQPQSMKIMETLFDKKKLESAFGGDSTDNFNFEAYAKRMNDAEKQKSDAKSLDDASPSDQISITSESQQSDLLSDIGSEASDEDDPLPYNNEASSELENLDQMESLNIHSKNENDDSQGEKN from the exons atgtcGTTGAAGAAGCTGCGAGCGAGTGGTTCTGAAAAGACTCTGTCACATGAAGAGGAACAATATAAG ATCAATGAGATTAGGAAATTAATTGGCCCTATTGCAAGCAAAATTCCGATGCAATGTTCTGATGCATCAATATTAAGGTTTCTTGAAGCAAGGAACTGGAATACAAAGAAAGCTAGCAAGATGTTGAAAGAAACCCTGAAGTGGCGTATGGAGTACAAGCCTGAGAAGATCCGATGG GAGGATGTTGCTCGTGAAGCTGAGACAGGGAAACTCTACCAAGCCAACTATCTTGATAACTTTGGAAGGACTGTACTTGTCATGAGACCTGGATTTGAG AATACAAACTCTGTAGAAGGGCAAATCAAGTACTTAGTTTATTGCATGGAAAATGCCATATTGAGCATTAATGGAGGCGAAGAGCAGATGGTATGGCTAATAGACTTTCAACAGTGGAACATTAGTAGCATATCGGTGAAGGTAACTCGAGAAACAGCACGTATATTGCAGGACCGTTATCCTGAAAGACTTGGCGTTGCCATTCTCTACAATCCCCCAAAAGTATTTGAATCCTTTTGGATG ATGGTGAAACCATTTCTCGAGCATAAGACATACAAGAAAGTAAAGTTTGTGTACTCAGACCAACCCCAGAGTATGAAGATAATGGAAACACTATTCGACAAGAAGAAGCTGGAGTCGGCCTTTGGTGGGGATAGCACGGATAATTTCAACTTCGAAGCTTATGCCAAGCGCATGAACGACGCAGAGAAGCAGAAATCTGATGCCAAGAGTCTTGATGATGCATCACCATCTGATCAAATAAGCATCACTTCAGAATCACAGCAGTCGGATTTGTTGTCAGACATTGGTTCAGAAGCGTCTGATGAAGACGATCCATTACCATATAACAATGAAGCATCATCTGAGTTGGAAAATCTTGATCAAATGGAAAGTTTGAACATCCACAGcaaaaatgaaaatgatgatagcCAAGGAGAAAAAAACTGA
- the LOC140963167 gene encoding uncharacterized protein, whose protein sequence is MELLEIGVKMRKGVFFVIRRCFRSACDHPFLVGVLCFLIFLYRSSPFIFSLLVSASPVFVCTAVLLGTLLSFGQSNIPEMEREEKTTHEVVSVKMGICKDAAVIDKKESYYGEKERDEGEQVRELGDVHREDSLDDTAPLIDERSKEIQRENGEIWEANRELGVNEERLSDEEAVENQYASIPKMNNDEHLQSDYEKSEADSFDSERVNVDSLDSPPRSPWKRVDDLEEEEGEEEEENDALESGSDKAESSSPDASMADIIPMLDELHPLLDEDTPQPDHMSHEGSDAGSESSPKSSMSSDESDEGTENNKDLEVADEDNEDGEDEDDVQGDEQIKSAIMWTEEDQKNLMDLGSSEIERNQRLENLILRRRARKNMSTVTERNLIDLESFDIGFNIAPISTARKNPFDLPRDSYDNMGLPPIPGSAPSILLARRNPFDIPYDSSEEKPNLMGDGFQEEFITVQSREPFFRRHESFSAGPSIFAPAKQERQNAKLRPYFVPEQMASEESSYSPFQRQSSEVSDSKVSSVPETESIGSVEDMVERGLSEEDNPPEPEAIIGTKEATKESSSGDPEPISKREDIPEADTPGEPELISTMEHVSEHVGHGSQSSEEDEPLEFGRIEKRDVEQDEHKFQSEDAEDHYEERGVAKSLEVQVTGYHPNSETEQVDSRGSSSSSFSEVSERVFSETEGELSMLEGRSDGFAEDPGISTQTSVGSNLHVTLVEGMPLRDPIYDLSPPSDRKNSSSSLSSSPSDRKNSSPASVKQIVYFAEKESEESSVEMDVPSNIEMSPKSSKPHYVIENGSGQTDMVEIREHDNVIFDSPRVEQRSSSSVKASVEENLKDNHIKGQIPCSTSDKNIQGVVEYSEDKGQPEEERHLPVSEIRTVEISAPLMEGRLTADLSTAEEETAESPAVRKNFSSLMSSHVHMESDLLPPELVKKMVSFTETESEGSSLEMNVTGNFEISPKSAASHSVIEHELGQIDVVEIREQDDEIFDSCRVEQRLSSSVEASVEENLKDRHTQGQVPTSSSCENTNGVVKDEGLLEEEKHLVVPEKQTVKIHMPLMEGRSTADHSISEEGTAQSPNSDGDVYHEANEKLISTPSAEGNVSFLDGSTIHERTFEHVNEVRVPNTPVGSFEDRQRIQILNIDELDQKISENLNSPLSPDFVSIPSMSSGAASPHVEMQTIIEEDDEIKDIDEELLSELDSVGDFTVKKWGPASDEFEKHEIVASAHRDETSTSRVVQVNPFETSKVENAIHSNSKEEIDVHEDLDCISELQTRDTGVAESINVSNEEFDERDDHDSPDKKMTKENTIFSEGYEDTSFGISRVDTEIIKDADLLAKKDELASLETEARDGSPETSSHVDIHTTSVMPETEARTTEDVGLMFKKTDDKEIEKSVVSDQPHSELVTGETIGEQGTLQVKMGFTNEMPVIDIRLVEDATLDHKLVNYVTIDNCVLPEYEDHRLHVIGVRETHGISSDSHVAQAISPEGTSLPQKLVLDGNIEEQLKPKTDDGPVEVKADKANMCLNNEPIVEDIRSADTKKSDHNVEVCEDVHSIESIKCKVKISKSRRSSSSSSSESSSSDSDME, encoded by the exons ATGGAATTATTGGAGATTGGAGTTAAAATGAGGAAAGGGGTGTTCTTTGTGATCAGAAGGTGTTTTAGATCAGCTTGTGATCATCCATTTCTTGTGGGTGTCTTgtgtttcttgatttttctgTACAGATCATctccttttattttttcattgttGGTGTCTGCATCTCCAGTGTTTGTGTGCACTGCTGTTTTACTTGGAACACTGTTAAGTTTTGGGCAATCGAACATACCTGAAATGGAAAGGGAAGAAAAAACAACTCATGAGGTTGTTTCGGTGAAAATGGGTATTTGTAAAGATGCTGCTGTTATTGATAAAAAAGAGAGTTATTATGGTGAAAAGGAAAGGGACGAAGGGGAACAGGTAAGGGAGCTTGGTGATGTTCATAGAGAGGATAGCTTGGATGATACTGCACCATTGATTGATGAACGATCGAAGGAAATTCAAAGAGAGAATGGTGAAATATGGGAAGCAAACAGAGAGTTAGGTGTTAATGAAGAGAGACTTAGTGATGAGGAAGCTGTGGAGAATCAGTATGCTTCGATTCCAAAGATGAATAATGATGAACATCTCCAATCGGATTATGAGAAATCAGAAGCAGATTCATTTGATTCAGAGAGGGTAAATGTAGATTCCTTGGATTCTCCTCCTCGCTCGCCTTGGAAACGAGTAGATGACCTGGAGGAAGAAGAGGgcgaagaagaggaagaaaatgACGCATTAGAATCTGGGTCTGATAAGGCTGAGAGTTCCTCTCCAGATGCTTCTATGGCTGACATAATACCAATGCTTGATGAGCTCCACCCTCTTCTTGATGAAGACACTCCACAACCTGATCATATGTCCCATGAAGGTTCTGATGCAGGATCCGAATCGTCTCCAAAATCTAGTATGAGCAGTGATGAGTCCGATGAAGGGACTGAAAATAACAAGGACTTGGAAGTTGCTGATGAGGATAATGAAGATGGCGAAGATGAAGATGATGTGCAAGGGGACGAACAGATAAAATCTGCCATTATGTGGACGGAAGAGGACCAAAAGAATCTCATGGATCTTGGGAGTTCGGAGATTGAAAGGAACCAGCgtttggaaaatttaattttgaggaGGAGAGCAAGAAAGAACATGAGTACGGTGACTGAAAGGAATTTGATAGACTTGGAAAGTTTTGATATTGGATTCAATATTGCTCCCATTTCAACGGCAAGAAAGAACCCGTTCGACCTTCCTCGTGATTCTTATGATAATATGGGGCTACCTCCAATTCCTGGTTCAGCTCCTTCAATTTTATTAGCAAGGCGGAACCCTTTCGACATTCCTTATGACTCAAGTGAAGAGAAGCCCAATCTTATGGGTGATGGATTTCAAGAGGAATTTATCACAGTTCAATCTAGAGAACCGTTCTTTCGGAGACATGAGAGCTTTAGTGCGGGACCATCGATCTTTGCACCAGCCAAGCAAGAGAGGCAAAATGCCAAATTGAGGCCTTACTTTGTGCCTGAGCAGATGGCTTCAGAAGAGTCCAGCTACTCACCGTTTCAACGGCAATCAAGTGAAGTAAGTGATTCAAAAGTGAGTTCAGTGCCTGAAACTGAGTCAATTGGTTCAGTTGAGGATATGGTAGAGAGGGGACTCTCAGAAGAAGACAATCCACCAGAACCAGAGGCAATTATTGGGACAAAAGAAGCCACTAAAGAGAGCTCTTCAGGAGACCCAGAACCAATTTCCAAGAGAGAAGACATCCCTGAAGCAGATACGCCTGGGGAACCGGAGTTGATCTCAACCATGGAGCATGTTTCTGAGCATGTTGGACATGGAAGCCAATCTTCGGAAGAAGACGAGCCACTAGAATTTGGCCGAATTGAGAAGAGAGATGTTGAACAAGATGAGCACAAATTTCAATCAGAGGATGCTGAAGATCATTATGAAGAAAGAGGTGTGGCTAAATCTTTGGAAGTCCAGGTTACTGGATATCATCCAAATTCTGAAACTGAACAGGTAGATAGTAGGGGTTCAAGCTCTTCATCGTTCTCAGAAGTTAGTGAAAGGGTGTTCAGTGAAACAGAAGGTGAACTGTCAATGTTGGAGGGAAGAAGTGATGGCTTTGCTGAAGATCCGGGAATTTCAACCCAGACTTCTGTGGGAAGTAATTTGCATGTCACATTAGTTGAAGGCATGCCACTCAGGGATCCCATTTATgatttgagtccaccatcagaCAGGAAGAATTCCTCATCCTCTCTGTCTTCTTCACCATCAGACAGGAAGAATTCATCACCTGCGTCGGTCAAGCAGATTGTATATTTCGCAGAGAAAGAATCTGAAGAGAGCAGTGTGGAAATGGATGTTCCCAGTAACATTGAGATGTCACCTAAATCATCAAAGCCTCATTATGTCATTGAAAATGGATCAGGACAGACAGATATGGTTGAGATAAGAGAGCATGATAATGTAATCTTTGATTCCCCCAGAGTTGAGCAAAGATCGAGTTCATCTGTTAAAGCTTCTGTGGAGGAAAATCTTAAGGATAATCATATAAAAGGCCAAATCCCCTGTTCAACTTCTGATAAAAATATTCAAGGTGTGGTCGAATATTCTGAAGATAAAGGTCAACCAGAGGAGGAAAGGCATTTGCCAGTTTCTGAAATACGTACAGTTGAAATAAGTGCACCACTTATGGAGGGTCGGTTGACAGCAGATCTTTCCACTGCTGAGGAAGAAACTGCTGAATCACCAGCAGTCAGGAAGAATTTCTCATCCTTAATGTCTTCTCATGTGCATATGGAGTCTGATCTTTTGCCACCTGAATTGGTCAAGAAGATGGTATCTTTCACTGAGACGGAATCTGAAGGGAGCAGTCTGGAAATGAATGTTACCGGTAACTTTGAAATATCACCCAAATCAGCTGCATCTCATTCTGTAATTGAACATGAATTAGGACAGATAGATGTAGTTGAGATAAGAGAGCAAGATGATGAAATCTTTGATTCCTGTAGAGTTGAGCAGAGACTGAGTTCATCTGTTGAAGCTTCTGTGGAGGAAAATCTTAAGGATCGTCATACACAAGGTCAAGTCCCtacttcaagctcttgtgaAAATACTAATGGTGTGGTCAAAGATGAAGGTCTACTAGAGGAGGAAAAACATTTGGTGGTTCCTGAAAAACAAACAGTGAAAATCCATATGCCACTTATGGAGGGTCGGTCGACAGCAGATCATTCAATCTCCGAGGAAGGAACTGCTCAATCACCAAATTCTGATGGTGATGTTTACCACGAAGCGAATGAGAAGTTGATATCTACACCTTCTGCTGAAGGAAATGTGTCTTTCTTGGATGGTAGTACAATACACGAAAGGACCTTTGAGCATGTCAACGAAGTGCGG GTTCCAAATACACCAGTTGGATCATTTGAGGACCGGCAGAGAATACAGATTCTGAATATCGATGAGCTTGATCAAAAGATTTCAGAGAATCTCAACTCTCCATTAAGTCCCGATTTTGTTTCCATACCATCCATGTCTTCTGGGGCAGCTAGTCCTCATGTTGAAATGCAGACGATAATTGAAGAGGATGATGAAATCAAGGACATTGATGAAGAATTATTGTCGGAATTAGATAGTGTCGGGGACTTTACTGTTAAAAAATGGGGACCTGCCTCAGATGAATTCGAGAAACATGAAATTGTGGCTTCTGCACATCGTGATGAAACAAGCACCTCGAGAGTTGTTCAGGTTAACCCTTTTGAAACGAGTAAAGTAGAAAATGCAATTCATTCTAATTCGAAGGAAGAGATTGATGTACATGAGGACCTAGATTGTATTTCAGAGCTACAAACACGGGATACTGGTGTAGCTGAAAGTATTAATGTCTCAAATGAAGAGTTCGATGAAAGAGATGACCATGACTCGCCTGATAAAAAAATGACCAaagaaaatacaatattttccGAGGGATATGAAGATACGAGTTTTGGGATTTCTCGAGTTGACACAGAAATCATCAAGGACGCCGATCTTCTAGCCAAGAAGGATGAATTGGCATCTCTGGAGACTGAAGCCAGAGATGGGTCTCCCGAGACATCCTCTCACGTTGATATACATACAACGTCTGTAATGCCTGAAACTGAAGCTCGAACTACTGAAGATGTTGGTTTGATGTTTAAGAAAACAGATGACAAGGAGATCGAGAAATCTGTTGTTTCGGATCAACCTCATTCTGAGCTGGTAACTGGAGAAACCATAGGTGAGCAAGGGACACTGCAAGTTAAGATGGGCTTCACTAATGAGATGCCAGTGATTGATATCAGACTGGTTGAGGATGCTACTTTGGATCACAAGCTAGTTAATTATGTCACCATAGACAATTGTGTCCTTCCTGAATATGAAGATCACCGTCTGCACGTGATTGGTGTGAGAGAAACACACGGAATCTCTTCAGATTCGCATGTTGCACAAGCCATTTCTCCAGAAGGTACTAGTTTACCTCAAAAGCTAGTGCTAGATGGTAACATCGAGGAACAGCTGAAGCCAAAAACAGATGATGGACCAGTGGAAGTCAAGGCAGATAAAGCAAATATGTGTCTCAATAACGAGCCTATTGTAGAAGACATAAGATCTGCTGATACCAAAAAGTCAGACCACAATGTTGAAGTTTGTGAAGACGTGCATTCAATTGAATCTATCAAATGTAAGGTTAAGATTTCTAAAAGCCGACGCTCAAGTTCAAGCTCTAgttctgaatcaagttcaagtGATTCCGATATGGAATGA